In Macadamia integrifolia cultivar HAES 741 chromosome 13, SCU_Mint_v3, whole genome shotgun sequence, one DNA window encodes the following:
- the LOC122059375 gene encoding F-box/kelch-repeat protein At1g57790-like: MVTRKIKTMEMENFAAFTHLKHCKKKNKKEKNSKREDRSWSDLPTEILERIMADLYLSDITSFHEVCKQWSSIERPRTQLLIRYGYEYRHRCRPTNQIPWLLMSNSHTHLTSSCTLIDPSSSSSYKKAHSIKIEGIGPNDNTQVCSTKFGWLLLSQTHPHWTSFFLYSPFINERIDLPNLDSKFDVATFSSVPTSTDCVFFVLHYTTKVTISICRKGDMAWSTSSFSEGFLPIKDVVYSKGLFYCSTIRGALAAFDVSQQSWRVLSEFRPLLDSSCYDYSSFMVEDVEEELLFILLSNSGGWALVHKLDRSVKMWVKVENLTDKSLFVSSASTSVMVSKNKRTEKVMNRVYHCLPNEPPKFYSFKALKSYGSSSPYGDLPTKEFPKKFIWIEPSC, encoded by the coding sequence ATGGTAACAAGGAAGATAAAGACCATGGAGATGGAAAATTTTGCAGCATTCACACATCTCAAACactgcaaaaagaaaaacaaaaaggagaagaatagCAAGAGAGAAGATCGATCTTGGTCTGATCTTCCAACTGAGATTCTTGAACGTATCATGGCTGACCTATATTTAAGTGATATAACAAGTTTCCATGAAGTCTGCAAACAATGGAGTTCTATAGAACGTCCCCGAACCCAACTATTGATTAGATATGGATATGAATATCGACATCGATGTCGCCCTACGAATCAAATTCCATGGCTACTGATGTCAAATTCCCATACCCATTTGACCTCATCATGCACACTCATagacccatcttcttcttcttcttacaaGAAAGCCCATTCCATCAAAATTGAAGGCATTGGGCCTAATGATAATACTCAAGTTTGTAGTACCAAGTTCGGTTGGTTACTACTATCTCAAACTCATCCCCATTGGACTTCATTCTTTCTATACTCTCCCTTTATCAATGAGAGGATCGACTTGCCTAATTTGGATTCAAAGTTCGATGTTGCAACATTCTCCTCAGTGCCCACTTCAACTGATTGCGTATTCTTCGTTCTACACTACACAACTAAAGTGACTATCAGCATATGTCGCAAAGGTGACATGGCCTGGAGCACAAGTAGTTTCTCAGAAGGGTTTTTGCCGATTAAGGATGTAGTCTACTCGAAGGGGTTGTTCTATTGCTCAACAATTCGTGGTGCATTAGCAGCTTTCGATGTCTCTCAACAGTCATGGAGGGTTCTTTCCGAATTTAGGCCACTACTGGATTCTTCATGCTATGATTATAGTAGTTTTATGGTTGAAGATGTAGAAGAGGAACtcttatttattcttttgaGCAATTCAGGTGGCTGGGCTTTAGTTCACAAGTTGGATAGATCTGTGAAGATGTGGGTCAAAGTTGAAAACTTAACAGATAAATCATTGTTTGTTAGCTCTGCTAGCACTTCGGTTATGGTTTCTAAGAACAAGAGAACTGAGAAGGTGATGAATAGGGTTTATCACTGTCTACCCAATGAGCCCCCAAAGTTCTACTCTTTCAAAGCTTTAAAAAGCTACGGATCTTCTAGTCCTTATGGTGA